In a genomic window of Flavobacterium lipolyticum:
- the sprA gene encoding cell surface protein SprA — protein sequence MRKICIFLLFLFCGNVLRAQVNPTVQDTTKTQFSVGKVEIGNPPSILSAYRYDPITDRYIYTSSVDGFNINYPIVLTPKEYEDLVLKESRRDYFRKKSDAIDGKKSGSEAAKKNLLPRYYINSGLFESIFGSNTIDVKPTGSVEMDLGIRYTKQDNPAFSPRNRSSLTFDFDQRISMSLLGKVGTRLEVNANYDTQSTFAFQNLFKLAYTPSEDDIVQKVEVGNVSMPLNSTLIRGAQSLFGVKTVLQFGKTTVTGVFSEQKSQTKSIVAEGGGTVQNFDLYALDYDNDRHFFLSQYFRNKYDTSLKSYPFIDSRVQVTRIEVWVTNKQNRVATNNNNLRNIIALQDLGEGQVTGVPDNQVVVISNPVGFFNNPIDTPTNNTNNKYDPATIGKPGAYLNSNIREIVTAKSGFNNANTSEGTDYSVLENARKLTANEFTFNPQLGYISLQQRLANDEILAVAFEYTVGGKVYQVGEFGSDGVDGTVVTGNNNANKAIITQSLVLKMLKSNLTNVQNPVWNLMMKNVYQIPQAYQIKQDDFRLNILYTDPSPINYISPVPGTTFPANPTADNKVELTPLLNVFNLDRLNYNNDPQAGGDGFFDYIPGITVDVQNARIIFSTKEPFGELLFKKLQNTGSGENYDDPTTYNANQKRYVFRNMYRNTQSGALQDSDKNKFLLRGKYKSSGSNGIPIGAFNVPQGSVVVMAAGRRLVEGIDYSVDYQLGRVQILDPSLQASNTPIEVSLENNSIFGQQTRRFIGFNVEHKISDKFIVGGTYLKMNERPFTQKSSYGQESVNNTIFGFNGNYSTEVPFFTRLVNKLPNIDTDVPSNLSIRGEVAFLKPDAPKASDFEGEATIYIDDFEGSQSTIDMRSAYAWSLASTPFVNSINDNTFNANSTTLEYGFKRAKLSWYTIDPVFYASKPSGISNDDLSLNTTRRIYSRELYPNTDIAQGQIQVVNTLDLTYYPSNRGPYNNNPNFGASPAGSNFGGIMRALNSTNFEQGNVEYIQFWVMDPYVGNGEAAINNTGKIYFNLGEISEDVLKDGRKQYENGLGPDQIMVNPRPLWGDVPASQSLIYAFDNNAGNRSNQDVGLDGLPNSKEASVYTNYGGETDPAGDDYTYYLNTDGGVLDRYKNYNGTEGNSPVSIDSPNRGSTTLPDVEDINRDNTMSTINAYYEYSIDVKPGMQVGQNFVTDIREVSNVELPNGSTTTARWIQFKIPVAQPQNTIGNITDFRSIRFMRMFMTGFSDQMTVRFGALDLVRGEWRRYTGTLDANDTNPADDGTEFDVAAVNIQENGTKCPVNYVVPPGVRREQLYNNNTIINQNEQALAVRVGGSGLQYQDSRAVFKNVSVDMRQYKKLKMFLHAESLPNENTLLDDEMVGFIRFGNDFTQNFYQVEVPLKVTRTGGSCSISPDQVWLEENNIDLALELLTRMKIKGMTVDINSDKRDVNGIYYPDDDLSIGGGDGDGRLRLGIKGNPNFGLVRTLMVGVKSRADHKTIKGEIWFNELRMADLENKGGMAAILNIDTNMADFATVSATGKKSTIGFGSLEQGANERSREDLQQYNIVTNLNLGKLLPQRWGINLPFNYAIGEEVITPEYDPFNQDIKLKQLIKETTDEAEKENIRTRAVDYTKRRSINFIGVRKDRAPEQKPHVYDVENFTFSQSYNQVERHDYEVADYVDEQSNSAVNYAYTFQPKEVVPFKKTKFMKKSEYWKMLSDFNFNYLPSNVSFNTNILRQSNRQQFREVEVQGIGLDPLYRRNFAFNYQYGFGFNLTKSLKINYTAASNNIVRNFLNDDNTPKQDFNIWDDYFDIGTPNQHVQQLVLNYDIPIHKIPVLSFIKANYSYTADYTWQRASTALSEYVDPVSGGTFDLGNTIQNANSNTLTTTLNMNMLYKYLGLTPGPKTGAKPKAAAPPKPGEKIVNTAKPATTSSPFYDGMIGVLTSIKNVQVNYTVNSGTVLPGYTPGVGFFGTSRPTLGFVFGSQDDIRFEAAKRGWLTSYQDFNQSFTQVTNKLLKVTANIDLLPDLKIDLNMDRNYSENNSEQYSVVKNNVTGDLDYKALSPYNYGMFSISTVLIKTAFSTSTATESAAFDDFRNNRMIIANRLAEERYGAGAPIPRYGDANNPIPAPTDPNYKVYTANEGYPIGFTKSNQAVLLPAFLAAYTGSNASSSSTDIFRSFPIPNWSIKYNGLMRYKYFKDKFKRFSLQHNYRASYTINQFRSNFDYIEKPNGQDVNTNFFNKTIMSNINLVEQFSPLIRMDFELKSSLRVLTEIKKDRALSMSFDNNLLTEVKGMEYVVGLGYRFKDVIFSSRLADSPTGIIKSDINIKCDFSYRNNETLVRYLDYDNNQLAAGQNIWSLKLTADYAFSKNLTAIFYYDHSFSKAVISTSFPLTNIRSGFTLRYNFGN from the coding sequence ATGCGTAAAATTTGTATTTTTTTACTGTTTTTATTTTGCGGTAATGTTTTGCGTGCGCAAGTAAACCCAACAGTTCAAGATACAACTAAAACACAATTCTCCGTTGGTAAAGTAGAAATAGGAAATCCGCCAAGTATACTTTCAGCCTATCGGTATGATCCTATAACCGACCGCTACATTTACACCAGTTCAGTAGACGGTTTTAATATCAATTATCCAATTGTATTAACGCCAAAAGAATACGAAGATTTAGTTTTGAAAGAATCCAGAAGAGATTATTTCAGAAAAAAATCAGACGCTATTGATGGTAAAAAATCAGGAAGTGAGGCGGCTAAAAAGAATTTACTACCGCGATATTATATCAATTCAGGACTTTTCGAAAGCATCTTCGGAAGTAATACTATAGACGTAAAGCCAACAGGATCAGTAGAAATGGACTTGGGGATCCGGTATACCAAACAGGACAATCCAGCTTTTTCACCAAGAAACAGATCCAGTCTAACGTTTGATTTCGATCAGCGAATCAGTATGAGTTTGCTGGGGAAAGTAGGGACCAGATTAGAGGTAAATGCTAATTATGATACCCAGTCTACTTTTGCCTTTCAAAATTTATTTAAACTTGCTTACACGCCTTCAGAAGATGATATTGTTCAGAAAGTGGAAGTGGGTAACGTGAGTATGCCTTTAAACAGTACCCTGATTCGAGGCGCCCAAAGTTTGTTCGGGGTTAAAACAGTCTTGCAATTTGGTAAGACAACCGTTACCGGAGTTTTCTCAGAACAGAAGTCACAAACCAAGAGTATAGTTGCAGAAGGTGGCGGTACCGTACAGAACTTTGATTTGTATGCGCTGGATTACGATAACGACCGACATTTCTTCTTATCTCAGTATTTCAGAAATAAATACGATACATCATTAAAAAGCTATCCTTTTATCGATAGCCGTGTTCAGGTTACCAGAATAGAAGTTTGGGTAACTAATAAACAAAATAGGGTCGCAACCAACAACAATAACTTACGTAACATTATCGCGCTTCAGGATTTAGGAGAAGGACAGGTTACGGGAGTTCCGGACAATCAGGTGGTGGTGATAAGCAATCCGGTTGGATTTTTTAATAACCCTATCGATACACCAACAAACAACACCAACAATAAATACGATCCGGCTACTATTGGAAAACCAGGAGCCTACCTAAATTCTAATATTAGAGAAATCGTAACGGCAAAATCTGGATTTAATAACGCAAATACCAGCGAAGGAACAGATTATTCTGTATTAGAAAACGCCAGAAAATTAACCGCAAACGAATTTACTTTCAATCCGCAATTGGGATACATTTCCTTACAGCAGCGTCTGGCCAATGACGAAATTTTAGCAGTAGCATTTGAGTATACTGTTGGAGGAAAAGTCTATCAGGTAGGGGAGTTTGGAAGTGACGGGGTTGACGGAACTGTAGTGACCGGAAACAACAATGCCAATAAAGCGATTATTACTCAAAGTTTAGTGTTAAAAATGCTGAAGAGTAATTTGACGAACGTTCAGAATCCGGTTTGGAATCTGATGATGAAAAACGTGTACCAAATTCCTCAGGCGTATCAAATCAAACAAGACGATTTCAGACTAAACATACTGTATACAGATCCTTCCCCAATCAACTATATTTCACCGGTACCGGGAACAACATTCCCTGCAAATCCTACCGCAGATAATAAAGTAGAGCTTACCCCTTTATTGAATGTCTTTAATCTGGACCGATTGAATTATAACAATGATCCGCAAGCCGGAGGAGATGGTTTCTTTGATTATATTCCGGGAATTACAGTAGACGTTCAGAATGCTCGAATTATTTTTAGTACCAAAGAGCCTTTTGGAGAATTGTTATTTAAAAAGTTACAAAATACAGGTTCGGGTGAGAACTACGACGATCCAACGACCTATAATGCCAATCAGAAAAGATATGTGTTCAGAAACATGTACCGAAACACACAGTCCGGAGCTTTGCAGGACAGTGATAAGAATAAATTTTTATTAAGAGGAAAATACAAATCATCAGGAAGCAATGGTATTCCAATCGGAGCGTTTAATGTTCCGCAGGGATCTGTTGTGGTTATGGCAGCCGGAAGAAGACTGGTGGAAGGGATCGATTATAGCGTAGATTACCAATTAGGACGTGTTCAGATTTTAGATCCTTCGCTTCAGGCTTCTAATACACCAATTGAGGTGTCATTGGAGAATAACTCAATTTTCGGACAACAGACTCGAAGATTTATAGGTTTCAATGTTGAACATAAAATTTCAGATAAATTTATTGTAGGAGGAACTTATTTGAAAATGAACGAAAGACCGTTTACTCAAAAATCAAGTTACGGTCAGGAATCTGTAAACAATACAATCTTTGGATTCAACGGAAATTACTCTACCGAAGTTCCTTTCTTCACCAGATTAGTTAACAAATTACCAAACATAGATACAGATGTTCCTTCCAATCTTTCGATTAGAGGAGAAGTAGCTTTCTTAAAACCGGATGCTCCAAAAGCCAGTGATTTTGAAGGTGAGGCAACCATTTATATTGATGACTTCGAAGGTTCTCAGTCTACCATCGACATGCGATCAGCGTATGCGTGGAGTCTGGCTTCGACGCCATTTGTAAATTCTATCAATGACAATACTTTTAATGCCAATTCAACTACATTAGAATATGGCTTTAAACGTGCAAAATTGTCCTGGTATACTATCGACCCTGTCTTTTACGCTTCAAAACCATCGGGTATTTCAAATGATGATCTGTCATTAAATACCACGAGACGTATTTATAGCCGGGAATTATATCCAAATACAGATATTGCTCAGGGACAGATTCAGGTAGTGAATACATTGGACTTAACGTATTACCCTTCTAACCGCGGACCTTATAACAACAATCCGAATTTTGGTGCAAGTCCCGCCGGTTCTAATTTTGGAGGAATCATGCGTGCTTTGAATTCGACCAACTTCGAACAGGGGAATGTCGAGTATATCCAGTTTTGGGTAATGGATCCTTATGTAGGTAATGGAGAAGCAGCAATTAATAATACCGGAAAAATTTATTTCAACTTAGGAGAAATTTCGGAAGACGTTTTAAAAGACGGAAGAAAACAATACGAAAACGGATTAGGCCCGGATCAGATCATGGTAAATCCCAGACCGCTTTGGGGAGATGTTCCGGCATCACAATCTTTAATTTATGCCTTTGATAATAACGCAGGTAATCGTAGCAATCAGGATGTTGGTTTAGACGGTTTACCCAATTCGAAAGAAGCTTCAGTATATACAAATTACGGTGGAGAAACAGATCCGGCCGGGGACGATTATACCTATTATTTGAATACTGATGGAGGCGTTTTAGACCGCTATAAAAATTACAATGGTACAGAAGGGAACTCTCCTGTAAGTATCGATTCCCCAAACCGTGGATCAACAACTTTACCGGATGTTGAAGATATCAACCGTGATAACACCATGAGTACCATCAATGCCTATTATGAATATAGCATCGATGTAAAACCGGGAATGCAGGTGGGACAGAACTTCGTTACAGACATTCGTGAAGTAAGTAATGTTGAATTGCCAAACGGATCAACGACAACAGCAAGATGGATACAGTTTAAAATTCCGGTTGCTCAACCGCAAAATACTATCGGAAATATTACCGATTTCAGATCGATTCGTTTCATGCGTATGTTTATGACCGGCTTTAGTGATCAGATGACTGTTCGTTTTGGAGCTTTGGATTTAGTGAGAGGAGAATGGAGAAGATATACCGGTACACTTGATGCCAATGATACAAATCCGGCTGACGACGGAACAGAGTTTGATGTTGCGGCAGTAAACATTCAGGAGAATGGTACAAAATGTCCTGTGAATTACGTGGTGCCACCGGGCGTTCGTAGAGAGCAGCTGTATAATAACAATACCATTATCAATCAAAATGAGCAAGCCTTAGCGGTTAGAGTTGGCGGTTCAGGATTACAATATCAGGATTCAAGAGCGGTTTTTAAGAACGTAAGTGTAGACATGCGTCAGTACAAAAAACTGAAAATGTTTTTACATGCTGAATCATTGCCAAACGAAAACACGTTACTCGATGATGAAATGGTAGGTTTTATCCGTTTTGGAAATGACTTTACACAAAATTTCTATCAGGTCGAGGTTCCTTTAAAAGTGACCAGAACCGGAGGGTCCTGTAGCATAAGTCCGGATCAGGTTTGGCTGGAAGAGAATAATATTGATTTAGCACTGGAGTTATTGACCCGAATGAAAATTAAGGGGATGACTGTTGATATTAATTCTGATAAAAGAGATGTTAACGGGATTTATTATCCGGATGACGATCTGAGTATTGGCGGAGGTGATGGAGACGGCAGATTAAGATTAGGAATCAAAGGAAACCCTAATTTTGGTTTAGTCCGAACATTGATGGTAGGTGTTAAGAGTAGGGCAGATCATAAAACCATCAAAGGAGAGATTTGGTTCAACGAACTTCGAATGGCCGATCTGGAGAACAAAGGTGGTATGGCGGCAATTTTAAATATCGATACCAATATGGCAGATTTTGCTACCGTATCGGCTACCGGTAAAAAGAGTACCATTGGTTTTGGATCTTTAGAACAAGGAGCAAATGAGAGAAGCCGTGAAGATCTTCAGCAGTATAATATTGTTACCAATTTGAATTTAGGAAAATTATTACCACAAAGATGGGGAATCAATTTGCCGTTTAATTACGCAATTGGAGAAGAAGTTATCACACCAGAATACGACCCGTTCAATCAGGATATAAAATTAAAACAGCTGATTAAAGAAACGACCGATGAGGCAGAGAAAGAAAACATCAGAACCAGAGCTGTTGACTATACCAAAAGAAGAAGTATTAACTTTATCGGCGTAAGAAAAGACAGAGCACCGGAACAGAAGCCGCATGTTTATGACGTTGAAAACTTCACCTTTTCACAATCGTACAATCAGGTAGAACGTCACGATTATGAAGTGGCAGATTACGTAGACGAGCAATCGAATAGTGCCGTGAATTATGCGTACACCTTCCAGCCAAAAGAAGTGGTTCCGTTCAAGAAGACTAAATTCATGAAGAAAAGTGAGTATTGGAAAATGCTGAGTGATTTTAATTTTAATTATTTGCCTTCAAATGTTTCCTTTAACACGAATATTTTGAGACAAAGTAACCGCCAGCAATTTAGAGAAGTGGAGGTACAGGGAATTGGTCTTGATCCGTTGTACAGACGAAACTTTGCCTTTAATTATCAGTACGGTTTTGGTTTCAATTTAACGAAATCTTTAAAAATTAACTATACAGCTGCATCCAATAATATCGTAAGGAATTTTCTAAATGATGACAATACACCAAAACAGGATTTTAATATCTGGGACGATTATTTTGATATTGGAACACCAAATCAGCACGTACAACAGTTAGTGTTGAACTATGATATTCCAATTCATAAAATTCCGGTTTTAAGCTTTATCAAAGCAAATTATTCGTATACCGCCGACTATACCTGGCAGCGCGCTTCGACTGCATTATCTGAATATGTTGATCCTGTCAGCGGAGGTACTTTTGATTTAGGAAACACTATTCAGAATGCCAATTCGAATACACTTACGACAACGCTTAATATGAACATGCTGTACAAGTATTTAGGATTAACTCCAGGTCCAAAAACAGGAGCAAAACCTAAAGCGGCAGCACCGCCAAAACCGGGGGAGAAGATTGTAAATACGGCAAAACCGGCTACCACTAGCAGTCCATTCTATGATGGCATGATTGGTGTTCTGACCAGTATAAAAAATGTTCAGGTAAATTATACCGTGAATAGTGGAACCGTTTTACCGGGGTATACACCGGGTGTTGGTTTCTTCGGAACATCGAGACCTACTTTAGGATTTGTTTTCGGAAGTCAGGACGACATTCGTTTTGAAGCGGCGAAAAGAGGATGGTTAACCTCTTACCAGGATTTTAATCAAAGTTTTACTCAGGTAACCAATAAGCTTCTGAAAGTAACGGCGAACATCGACTTATTGCCTGATTTGAAAATTGACCTGAACATGGATCGTAATTATTCTGAAAATAATTCAGAGCAGTATAGTGTTGTTAAAAATAATGTGACCGGAGATTTAGATTATAAGGCTTTGTCACCGTATAATTATGGGATGTTCTCTATTTCAACAGTGCTTATAAAAACAGCATTTTCGACCAGCACTGCAACAGAGTCTGCCGCATTTGATGATTTCAGAAACAACCGTATGATTATAGCAAACCGTCTGGCAGAGGAGCGTTATGGTGCAGGAGCGCCAATTCCGAGATATGGAGATGCTAATAACCCGATTCCGGCTCCTACAGATCCTAATTATAAAGTATATACTGCTAATGAAGGGTATCCGATAGGATTTACCAAAAGCAATCAGGCGGTTTTATTACCAGCATTTTTAGCAGCCTATACAGGTAGTAATGCATCAAGCAGCTCGACAGATATTTTTAGAAGTTTTCCAATTCCAAACTGGAGTATTAAGTACAACGGTTTAATGCGTTATAAATATTTCAAAGACAAATTCAAGCGTTTTTCTTTGCAGCATAATTACAGAGCATCGTATACCATCAATCAGTTCAGATCTAATTTTGACTATATAGAGAAGCCTAATGGACAGGATGTGAATACCAATTTCTTTAACAAAACCATCATGTCTAATATTAACCTCGTGGAGCAATTCAGTCCGTTAATTAGAATGGATTTTGAATTGAAAAGCTCATTACGTGTATTGACAGAGATTAAAAAAGACAGAGCTTTGTCTATGAGTTTTGATAATAATTTATTGACCGAAGTAAAAGGAATGGAATATGTGGTAGGTTTGGGCTATCGTTTTAAAGATGTAATTTTCTCCTCAAGACTTGCTGATTCACCAACGGGAATTATAAAAAGTGATATCAATATTAAGTGTGACTTCTCGTATCGAAATAATGAAACCTTAGTGCGCTATTTAGATTATGACAACAATCAATTAGCGGCAGGACAAAATATATGGTCGTTAAAACTTACGGCAGACTATGCATTCAGTAAAAACCTGACGGCGATATTCTATTACGATCATTCGTTTTCGAAAGCGGTAATCTCGACATCATTCCCTTTAACGAATATTAGATCAGGATTTACACTTCGATATAATTTTGGGAATTAA